caagaGATAGTAACCCCAGAAGGAGGAGAGAAGGAGAAGGAGGAAGAAACAACACTGAAAGAATATTGAgttctccattttgacggagcGTCCAAAACAAAATCTAGTGGCGTAGGCCTAGTATTAAAAAGCCCCGATGGGTTTatgattgagtatgctttgaagttggaTTTTCCAACTACGaacaatgaagcagaatatgaagcattgatagccggcttaggcttggctagagcTGTGAGGGCCAAAAACCTGAAGGTCAGTGGGGACTCGAGACTTGTAGTTGCTCAAGTTAATGGGGAGTTTAAGGCCAAAGATGATACTATGGCCAAGTACCTGAGAGTCGTGAAGGGAATACTGACTCAGTTTGATGAATGATACGAAGAACATGTTCCAAGAGAGGAGAACACTATGGCGGATTCCTTGTCTCAGTTCGCCTCGTCTGAACTGGAGAATTATCCAAGAAGTATTTACTTCCAGGTCTTGAAGACCCCTACTATTCATGTCATAAATCTGATAGCACTGGTTGGTATGGCAAGCTATTGGATAGACCCGATCAAGACCCGCTTGGAAACTAGGTGGTTCCCCGACGATGCCCAGGAGGCACGTAAGTTGCCAGTTAGAGCATTAAGATACTCATTGATTGAAGGCCTTCTTTATAAAAGGTCCTTTGTTATTCCGTACTTGAAGTGCTTAAGACCTCTTGAAGCAGAGGAGGCACTTAAGGAAGCCCATGAAGGGATTTGTGGGCAatacttggggggcagggccctcgctcacaagataactcAGTTGGGGTTCTACTGGCCAACTATATTAGCCGATGTAAAGGCTTATGTGAAGAGATGCAACAGATTCCAGAGGCATGCTCTGATAGTACGACAACCCCCAGAGAGGCTTACGTCAATCAACACACCCATCATTTTTGCAATGTGGGGAATCAACATACTTAGACCATTTCCTATGGCATCGGGATTGAGGAAGTTCATTGTGGTAGCCATAGACTACTTTACAAATGGATTGAGGCTAAGGCACTAGCCAAGATAATCACAAAGAAAATTACCCAATTCTTCTGGGAGAATGTGATATACTGATATGGAATCCCACGCATCCTTGTCATAGataatgggaaacaatttgataatGCAGAGTTCAGAGAGTACTGTGATGATAACAACATAGAACTTCGATTCACCTCCATTTCACATCCTCATGAAAACGGGCAAGCATAagttgctaacagaatcatccttAATGGACTTAAGAAGAGGGTGGAACGCTCAAGAAACACTTGGGTGGACGAATTGCTTCCTATACTATGGGCATATTATACCACCTGTAAAGTGATAACTGAAGTTACCCCATTCATGTTGGCTT
This genomic interval from Apium graveolens cultivar Ventura chromosome 8, ASM990537v1, whole genome shotgun sequence contains the following:
- the LOC141680169 gene encoding uncharacterized protein LOC141680169, which codes for MADSLSQFASSELENYPRSIYFQVLKTPTIHVINLIALVGMASYWIDPIKTRLETRWFPDDAQEARKLPVRALRYSLIEGLLYKRSFVIPYLKCLRPLEAEEALKEAHEGICGQYLGGRALAHKITQLGFYWPTILADVKAYVKRCNRFQRHALIVRQPPERLTSINTPIIFAMWGINILRPFPMASGLRKFIVVAIDYFTNGLRLRH